The following nucleotide sequence is from Nitrospira sp..
AGTGCTTTGTGCCTGGTGTGTACGAGACGGGAAGCCGGCGTTTCTGCGGGAGAAATTCCCGTTGGAGGATCCCAGTGAAACGCATGGGCTCTGTGGGGACCATTTCACCTCGCTCAGCGCGAGTGTGGGGAAAATCGTCACACCGAGAGTCTGGATGCTTTCACGCATGCACGACCTCTCCTGGGGACTGACGCGGTGGGCACAACGGGCGATGGGGCGGCTGTGGTCCCTTTGCTAGCCCTGAACCGAAGGTCACCCGGCACTCTGGAATGAGTGCCGGGAATCGAGTCCTACCCGAGTTTTCCTCGCAAGAGATTTAATCCCTGTTCAATCAATGTGCTGTCCGGCATCTTGCCGTCCGGCGTCAGCTTATCGATGAGCTCGGGAAGCAGGTTGGCCAGCTGGCCCCCGGTTGCTTCCGAGCTCAAGCCCGCCTGAGACGCCAGTTGCTTCAGAAGGTCGCCGCCTAAGCCCTGCTGGATCTGTTCCGCAGAAATCGGCAGGTTCTTTCCCGTACTGACCCAGGAATTCACGATATCTCCCAGGCCGTTCTTCTGAAACGCCTGCACGAGTCCACTCAGCCCGCCGACGGAACTATTCTGTCCGAGGAGTCCGAGCACGGCTTGCATCAGGGGGCTCTTATCGCCGCCCCCCATCATGCCGGCTGCCGCCTGTCCGAGTTGATCGAGAAGTCCCATCGTAACCTCCTGGCGTAAATGGATTGGGTCGATTGTCTACCGCGCGGGTTTTTTTGCGCCCTTGGCCGGTCCGGACTTCGGTGGTTTGCGTTCCATGGCCAACGGCGGCGCGAACCAATTGTGGCGGCTCCGTTTATGGCGATCGGAGACGGCCAGCACGGCGTGAAACGGCAGGCCGTCCCCCGTCGCGTCGTCGGATTCTTTCAGGCTCCAGGCTTCACCGGCTTCGCTCAAGATCTCAACGAAGGTTTCAAAGTCGTCTTCTTCGTCGGGCTTCGTGAGCACTTGATCCGCATCGGTCACCACCACGAGGTAACCCTTGGCGGGAAGCCAGTCCAAGTCGGCCAGACATTCTTCGAGGGCATCCCAGTTGTGGCCGAAGTAGTCCGGAAACGAGAAGACCCGGCTGAATTCATCCAGCAGGCCTGCTTTCGTTTTACATTTCTTGCCGGCGATGGTTTTGGTGACGAAGTGTGCGGGGACGGAGAGAATTTTATCGAGCGCCTCTCCTTCGGCATGCACCAGGAGATGCGCCCAGGGCTTCTTGATCGATTGGAGGGCAATGAGCGACATGTCTCCTCAATTCATCGGAACAAATGTCCGGTAGTGGTCGGCGGTGTAATAGGCCTTGCCGGTGCGTTGATCGATGACGATCCGTTCAGCGCCTCGATTCCTTCCCGGCACCTTGGGGTGCACATCGTACTCGCGATAGCGCCCGCGCGGCAGTACGCGTTCACGATTCTGAAAGGTGCGTCCACCGATGTATCCCGGCGGCGGCTCGCCGTGTCGCGTCTCAATGGCGCTCAGCGTCTCTCGCGCGGAGAGTGGGATGGATGTTTGGTCGCTGCGCGTGGTGGTCCGGGGTCCGGCGCGCACCGACCCGTTCTGCGCCTGCGGCGTCTGATCAGGAACCGGTGAGAGGATCGGGCTCGGCGCATCGAGGAGTGTCTGGCCCGGTGCTGCCGCGAAGGAGACGCCCAGAGAGAGAGCGACTGTGGCGCAGAGCCAGAGAAGAAGCCGTGTGATGCGTCGAATGAACATCATGATTCGCAACCGGTGGCATCAACAGGAACGACCCTAACATGTCACATGGGAGGGGTCAACGTGCTACGCCGTCCGATCCTCTCGTCCGGCGGGGCTGTTCTCGTTCGGCCTCCTCGCCGGACTGCTATGGATGGCGGTATCAAGAACCGGCCGGCTCACCAACTCGCCGGCGCGCACAGACGTGGCGCGATTTATTCATCGCGCCGTGCGCCCCGCGAGAAGCCCCGGCGGGCTTCGGTCTCGCCCGTCTCGCAACGGCTTTCATGAATCATCCGGGCTAGACCCTGTCGGGGGCCAACTCCGTCCCGTGCATGCGGGTAAATAACTCCCAGTCAAACGGTTTAGGCGCGACGGCATGGAGGGGAATCGTTTCCAGCCGGTTGGAATCGTGGTACGCCACCATACAGCCGACGATCGTGTCCGGTTGTTCGACCAGCCGGCGGACGGTTTCATAGGCGAGATGCTGCGCGATCATTTTATCTTCCGGTGTCGGGGGGGCGCCCCTGAGCGTATGCCCCAGGATCGTCGCCTTCGTGGCCGTGGCCAATGCGTAGTGGCCGGACTTCTCCCGACGTTGCGGCCAGGTAGCGATGGTGTTGGCCACATAGTCGACCAGCCCATGGACTCCGCCCTCCCGGTGGTGCCGGTGGGGAGTTCGCTCCGCCACGACAAAGATGTGGCTCTTGTTGGGCACACCCAGGGTACGTTTCAAGGTGCCCAGGACGATCTCTTCAATGTAGGCATCGGGGTCGGGGTGCTCGTTTACGAGGATTCCCTCTGCTCGGGCCTGGTAGGCGCAGGCCAGGGCCAGGTGACCGGACCCGGCGCCCATGACCTCCACGAAAAAGATGCTGCCCATGGCGGCGCTGGTCGCCTTGAGGGATTCAATGGATTGATTTGCCAGCGCGATGGCCGAATGAAACCCCAGGGAAGTGGTGCCGGCGATGTTATTGTCGATGGTGCCGGGAATGCCGACGACCTGTACCCCGTAGGTCTCGTGAATCGCCCGGGCGCCCCGCAGGCTGCCGTCGCCTCCCAGCACCACGAGTGCCGAGTCTGCGAGATAGGGCGCAAGAGACCGCATGGCGGCGCGTTGGACCTCTTCGTCTTTGAAATCTTCGAAACGGCTGCTGCCGATGGGGCTGCTGGCATGGCTGCCCATGCCGCGTGTGTCTTCTTCCGTGACGGGATCGATCCAGTTATTCGCCAATCCGAGGAAACCGTGCCGGACGAAAAAGACCTCCAGGCCGAAGCGGTTTCCGGTCACGCGTAATTCTTTCAACGCTGCCCCGCCGCCGCCGAAATCCCCGCCCGACACGAGTGCCAGGAGGCGCTTGATGCGTTGAGGCTTGAGTGTGATGCGCTGGCTCCGCTCCCGCTCGACCGTCACCCAGGCTTCTCGGGCGACCCGTTCACTTTCAATCAGGCCGACGGCCGTGGAGTAGCCGGAGAGTTTGCCGTTCTCCAGCGTGAGGAGGACGACATTGTCCTGTCCCTCCTTGTATTCGCCGAATTCGGAAAACGCTTCGCGGAACGGACGCGGGTCCAGATAGATACGCAGCGCGCGCAGGGTCGAACTGTGGGTATAGAGGCAGAGCACTTCTCCGGGATGGGCACGGCCCAGCCGGTGCAGGCCGTCGATCACATCGATATAGAGGTCGAAGAACGAATGCCCGCCCGGGTAACTATAAAACGGGTGCTTGATGAGCCGCTTGGCGGTCTTGGCATCGACGCCGAAGGCCTGCGCGGCCGTGTCGAGCTCCGCCTGTTTTTCCATGCCGGTGACCCAGCCGAAATCCTGCGACTCCAACGTGGCCTCGACATGGGGATGGACGGCATCTGCACGCTCGGGAATCAACGCTGTGGTGATACGCCGGCAGAGTTGTTCCGTGTTCGGACTATGGCTGATGAGGTGAAGGAACGTGCGCGGATCCAGATAGTTGCGCAACTGCAGGTAACCTAATTGTTGTCCGACCACGCCCACCATGCGCGCCAGTGCCGCGCCGACGGCGTCCGCCCTGGGTATCCCGCGTTCGGCATCCAGGACATTGGCCAGCCGCCGGCCCACTCGATGCGTCTTGCTCTCGACCTCCGAGACGCCATGGCGCATCGTGAGAAAGAGCGTGCGGTCGCCGAGGTCGCGGGGAAGAAGCCAGAACCGGTCATCGCCCAGATCCAGGACAATACGGCCCTCGGCCAACTGTGGGGTCAATTGAGTGCGCGGCACGATGGCGACCGGACGGCGATGCGCTGGCTTCTGCGTGGCGCCGATCGGCGCGCGATACAATGGGGCGAGTTCGCCGCGTGCGAGAAGCAGGTTCCATGCGGCGAAGAAGACCAGCGGGTCGCCTCCGCACGCGTCGGTTATGACGGCCTGGCGTGCCGTGCGATAGGCCTCGGCGTTGGGCAGACCGGCCTGCGCATGCTGGATGAAGGTTCTGATCCGGCCGGTCGCCTCTTCGGCGCGGGAGAGCCGGTCGGCAGCAGGCGGCGGGGGAAGCGGCAGCACGAACCTGTCGCTCGATGAGCGTTGCGCGAGGGCCTCACCGTAGGCCAGCAAGCCTTGCAGCGTGACAAAGTCCAACTGATCGGTTGACTGGCTGTCCGAAGCGCTCATGCGTGGCCTCGCGTGCCGGTTCGTAAGTGAATTTTAATGAGGCTGACCATGGTGGATCTCTGAAAAGTAAGTGGATGTTCTTTTGCGGCATGGTGACGGGTTTGTTAGAATGACCCGTTGCCGACCGAATCACGGATGCATTCGAGCCTCACCGTTCACGTACAAGATGGTGTGCCGGGCCGATCTTGTCAAGACAGAAGCACAGCGCCATGCGAAAAGCGAAAATCGTCTGCACCATCGGTCCGGCGAGCGATGCCGCTGTTGTGCTCGAGCAGCTCATTCGAAGCGGTATGGATGCAGCCCGTTTGAACTTCTCCCACGGCACGCACGACTCGCATGGGCGGGCGATCAAGACGATTCGCGACACGGCCGAGCGCCACGGGGTGGCCATTGCGATCATTCAGGACCTGCAAGGGCCGCGCATTCGCGTCGGCGAAATCGACGGCACGCTGGAGCTCAGCGTTGGTCAGCGAGTTCGGCTGAGGACGATGTCCTTGCGATCCGGCGGGCAGATCGGTGCCAGGACGGTGCTCGCCGCGGGTCCGGTGCAGGATATCCCTGTCACCTATCAGGCGCTGACCAGGGACATTCGGCCCGGGGCCAAAATACTCATCGATGACGGCTTGGTGGAATTGACGGCGGATCGTATTGTGGATGGCGCGGTAGAATGTACCGTCGTCGCCGGTGGTCGCGTGACGTCCCACAAGGGCATGAATCTGCCCGGCACGGTCGTGAGCGCTCCGACCCTGACGGAGAAAGACCGGGAAGATTTGCGTTTCGGCGTGGCGCAGGGCGTGGACTATATCGCGTTATCCTTTGTCCGTGGAGCGCAGGACATCATGGCCGCCAAGCAATTGATTGCCGAATGTGGCGGCGACGTGCCGGTGATCGCCAAGATCGAGCGGCAGGAGGCCGTCACGGACCTGGAGGCCATTCTCGTTCACGCCGACGGGGTCATGGTGGCGCGCGGAGATTTGGGCGTTGAGCTCGGCCCGGAAGCCGTGCCGGTGCTGCAGAAGCGCATCATCGCGACGGCGAATCGCCGGCGACGGCTGGTGATTACCGCGACGCAGATGCTCGAGTCCATGACGCAACATCTGCGGCCGACCAGGGCGGAAGCCTCGGATGTGGCCAATGCCGTGTTCGATGGCACCGATGCCGTGATGCTCTCCGCGGAAACGGCCGTCGGCCACTACCCGGTGGAAGTCGTGCAGGTGATGGATCGGATCATACGGGCGGCCGAAGTCGAAACGGGGCCCTGTTTTGTTCGTCGTTCGCAGGGCGAGCAGGGGCAGGACTCTATTCCAGAAGCCATCTCGCTCTCGGCCTACTCGGCGGCCGCGACGATCGGTGCGAGTGCGATCGTCGCCTTCAGTGAACGGGGGACCACGGCCCGGCTGGTTTCCAAGCAACGTCCGGTTGCGCCGATCATCGCGTTGACGCCGTTCGAGAAGGTCCGCCGGCAGATGGCGTTGTATTGGGGAGTGCTTCCCCACACCGTGCCGCAGATTCCGACGACCGATGAGCGGGTCAACGAGGCTGAGCGGCGCTTGAAGGCTGAGGGACTGGCACGGAGCGGGCAACGTATCGTCATTTTGTCCGGCACCAGAATCGGGCAACCGGGCGGGACGAATCTGATGAAATTGCATGAGGTGGCGTAGTCGTATGAACAGTCCACGGCGCAGCCTGTTCGTCACGTTCATCGCGGCGGTGCTTCTGCTGCCGGTCTCTGTGACTCAGGGCTTGGCTCAAACCAATGCGGTGTCCCATTCTCCGGCGAAGGTGGTGGAGAAATACTTTGCTCTCGACAACAAAGGGGTGCGGCTCGATGCCGGTTCCTTCGAGGCGGTGGCGGGCCTCGTGGATTGGAAGGAAGAGCCGGCCTGGGGCAAAGTCATCGTCATAAACGGCTTTTCGGTGCCGGATGATTTTCGCCAGTGGGAGATTGTGAACAGGTTGGAGGTATTGGTTCCGGTGGAGTTTCATGTGTTGGGGGTCATGTACTTGGATACGGCCGGCTTCGTGCCGGAACCGGGCACGGAGCAGGTGCGTGTCCGCGTGAAGGTGCAGGGGGCACGATGGAAAATCATGGAGCCGATTCTCCCGCCCCATGTCGGCCAGAAGCGGATGCTGAATGTGGTCCGGCAGGCCATGCTGGAAGAGAAGGACGGAGTGCGCCATGAGTCGTTGGCGGCCTTGCAGGCCGAGTTGCGAAAGGCACGAGAATGACGAAGAAGGCTGAAATCGATTTGCTGATTTTCGACCTCGACGGCACGTTGATCGAGTCGAAATGGGATATCGCCGACAGCGTCAATTTGACGTTGCGCGATCTTGGTGTGCCGGAGCGCCCGCAGGAGGAAATTTTCGGATTCGTCGGCGACGGCGTGAAGAAGCTCTTGCGGCTGGCAGTCGGCGAAGGCAACAAGGACTTGTTCGATGAAGCGCTCCGGGTCTTTCGCGGACATTATCTGGAACATTGCCTGGATCGCACCTCGTTTTATCCGGGGATCGACCAGGTCCTCACCCATTTCTCCGCCAAGCCCAAGGCCGTGGCGACTAATAAGGCGATCGAATATACCAACGTGATTTTGAAGGGCCTCGGCCCGCAACACTTTGTCTATGTGGTCGGCGGCGACAACGGGTTCGGTCTCAAGCCCGAGCCCGGTATGCTGGTGCATGTGATGGAACAACTCGGAGTCGAGAAGGACCGTACGGTGCTGGTCGGCGACAGCACCAACGACATCAACGGCGGTCACAATGCAGGCATCCGGGTCTGTGCGGTGGGGTATGGCATGGGCAACCGTCAGAAGATGGCCGCCTGTGAGCCCGATTGGTTTATTGAACGACCGGAGGAACTGATGGAGCTTTTCATATGATGAGCATCACAGGGGCGAGAACAATGGGTGCGCTTATCCTGGCCGGAGTGCTTGCGGCAGCCGCGCCGGGTCAGGCCGGGTCCCCGAGCCTGGCTGACCGGGTCATCGAGCACAAGCTTGCCAACGGGATGACCGTCTTGATGGTAGAACGGCACCAGGCCCCGATTGTCAGCGTCAACATGACGTTCGGAGTCGGCGGTGTGAATGAGCAGGTCGGCCAGACCGGCCTGGCGCATCTGTACGAACATATGGCGTTCAAGGGCACCCGGACGGTCGGCACGCGGGATTACGAGCGGGAACAAGCCGTCCTGGACGATTTGGCCATGGTCGGCACCGAGCTTGACCGGCGTGAACGTGAAGAAGCGGCCCGCGCGCAGGCGGAAGGCAAATCGCCGGTTCCCTCCGAGACGGTCCAGCAGCTACAGCGCCGCTTCAAAGAACTGCAGGAGAAGGCGGGCGAATATGTGGTGGGCAATGAAATGGCGTTGCTCTATCAGCGTCACGGCGGCGTCGGTCTCAATGCGTCGACCGGCAAAGACATCACCCGCTACGTCATCAGTTTGCCGGCCAACCGGCTGCCGCTCTGGGCGGCGCTGGAGTCGGACCGCATGGCGCATCCCGTCTTGCGCGAATTTTATAAGGAGCGGGGCGTGGTGATGGAGGAGCGGCGGCTCCGCACCGACGACAGCCCGAACGGCCTGCTCTATGAAACGTTCACTTCCACGGCGTTCCAGGCGCATCAATACGGGGTACCGACCATCGGCTGGGGTTCGGACATCCTGTCCCTCACGCCGGCGGCGACAGAGGCGTTTTTCAAGACGTATTACGGGCCGAACAATGCAACGGTGGCGATTGTCGGGGACATCAATCCGAAAGAAGTCATTGCGTTGATCGAGCAGACCTTCGGAAAAATTCCGGCCGCGCCTCCCATTCCGTCCCTGGTGACGGAGGAGCCGCCGCAACGCGGTGAGCGGCGCGTCGAAATCGAATTCGATGCCGAGCCCGCCCTGGCGATCGGCTACCACAAGCCCACCATCGGCCATCCCGATGATTTCGTCTTCGATGTGATCGACGAAGTGCTGACGGAAGGCGTGACCTCCCGGTTGTACAGTACGCTCGTACGCGACAAACGGTTGGCGGCTTCGGTGTTGTCCGATACGAATTATCCCGGCGTCCGCGCCCCGAACCTCTTCGTGATTGCGGCGACCCCGCTCGCGCCCCACAGCGTGGCGGAAGTGGAAACGGCGATTTACGAGGAACTCGATCGGCTGAAGACCGAGCCGATCTCGGCCAAGGAGTTCGAGCGGGTGCTCAATGGACTCGATGCGGATCTGGTGCGATCCCTGCGTTCGAACAGCGGCCTCGCCTCACAGTTGGCCTTTTATCAGACTGTGGCCGGTACCTGGCGGTATGTGCTGAACGCGCGCGACCGGATCGCGGCGGTGACCCCTGCCGATGTACAGCGGGTGGCTGCCCAGTATTTGACGAAGCCGAACCGGACGGTCGGTGTCCTGGTCAAGAAGGCGCAAGACAAGAAAATGGCGGCTGCGGGTGAGGTGGCCCGATGACCTGCGTGATTCGTGAAGCGTCTCTCGTGAAACGTGAAGATGGCGGAGGACGTCGAATGAGAACAGACAGAGGATGGGTGTCGGTCCTGGCGATGGTCTTCATGATCGTCCTGCAGGCGACGGTAGGAATGACGGCGGACCTGACGTCGAATGATCCTCGCACGATGCGGTTCCCGACGGTGGAATTTAATCCGCCGGATGCGGAGCGTGTGGTGCTGGAAAACGGCATGGTGGTCTATCTGCTCGAAGATCACGAACTCCCGCTGGTGACGATCAATGTCACGCTGAGAACCGGGAGCTGGCTGGATCCGGCGGACAAGGTTGGACTGGCCGGTATGACCGGGGCGGTGATGCGCACGGGCGGCTCGACCGGAATGTCGCCCGATGAGGTCGATGAAGAGCTCGAACAATTGGCCGCTTCGATGTCCATCGGATTTGCGAAAGAATCCGGTTCGGCGTCTCTCGATGTGCTGAAGAAAGATCTGAAGCGTGGGTTGCAGATCTTCGCCGATCTGTTGCGTCGGCCGGCGTTCGAGCAGGGCCGGGTGGAGTTAGCGAAATTGCAGGCGTTGGAAGGCATCAGGCGGCGGCAGGACAGTCCCGGCTCGATCGTCGGGCGGGAGTTTGCCAAGCTGCTCTACGGCCCGACCCATCCGAGTGCCCGTGAAACCTCCGTTCGTTCGATCGATGCGATCACCCGTGAAGATCTGGTGGCGTTTCATCAACGGACCGTTCATCCCAACGGCATCATCCTCGGCGTGACCGGCGACTTCGAGAAGGCCGACATGTTGGCCCTGTTGCGCGAGGCCTTCGGCGATTGGGCCAAGGGCAACGTGCCCGCCGTCACGATTCCCGCGGTGTCCGAGACCGATGCCAAGACCGGTCTCGTACGATTCGTGAACAAGGACACGTCGCAAACGCACCTGCGGGTGGGACATCTGACCATCAAGGAAACCGACCCCGATTACGTGGCGGTCGCGATCGCCAACGACATCCTGGGCGGTAGTTCGTTCCGCAGCCGGCTCTTCAACGACGTGCGCACGAAGCGCGGCCTGGCCTATTCCGTCGGCAGCGGCCTACGGGCCAGTGTGTACGACGAAGGTGTCTGGCTGATGCGCGCCGAAACCAAGCTGTCTTCGACTCAGGAAGTGGTGAATCGGTTCGTGGCCAACATGGAGCGGATGCGCAATGAACCGGTGACCGACACCGAATTGGAAGAAGCGAAGGAAGCCTATGTGAACTCGTTCGTCTTCTCGTTCACCAGCGCGTCGAGCATTGTGGGGCGGCTGATGGATCTTGAATATGACGGGTTGCCGAAAGATTGGCTGCAGCAGATCCGCGACAAGGTGATGAAGCTGACGAAAGAGGATATCCAGCGGGCGGCGAAGGCCCATTTTAATCCCGAGCGGCTGCGGATTCTGGCCGTCGGGTCCGGTGAGGCCCTGTCGAAAGTGCTGGCGAGCTTCGGTGAAGTGAAGGAAATTACGCTGGTACCGGAGAGTTGAACGTGTTTGCTGGTTCTTAGGCCGGAGACTCCTATGCCTCTTGAAGACGAACTCAGCGATATTCTGAAGAAGGCTCGCAATGGACAGCAGCGGTCGATGGCCGATGTGGCGCGTGTGAGTGGCTTGTCTGAAGTCGAAGTGAGTGAGCTGGAACGGGGGCAATCGCCACGGAGTCGCGAACAGGTCCAGGCTGTTGCCAAGGCGCTCGGGCTGAGGGCGGAACCGCTGGCACAGGTGGTGGATGGTTGGACCCCTGAGGCGTTCCCTTCGTCTCTGCCACATGTTGAGACCGTGTTCGGGTCGATCGGCGGGTATGAGGTGAAGGGCTATGTCGTCCATGATCGAGGCGAAGCCGTGCTGGTCGATACCGCGTACAACGCCGGCGGGATGCTGTCCGTTCTCGCCGGGCGGAATCTGCGCCTGCGGGCCATCTGTCTGACGCACGGTCACTCCGATCATGCCGAGGGCATTGAGGCAATCCTCAAGGCATACCCGGTGCCGGTCTACCTTGGCCCTGAGGATCTCGATCTCTTGAGCTGGCGGCCATCGCCGCAGGTGTTGCATGTGCCGCAGGGAGGCGAGACGCTTCAGGTCGGCGGGCTGACTGTGCGGTTCATGCCCACGCCGGGTCATACACCGGGCGGAGTCTGTTACCGGGTCGAACAGGCCGGTGCCCCGATCTGTTTTGTGGGGGATACGCTGTTTGCCGGCTCCATCGGTCGCTCCAATCCAGCCGGGCTCTATGAGACCCATCTGGAATCGGTCCGCAAGCAGGTGTTGACGCTGGCTCCCGACACAAGGCTTTTTCCGGGACATGGACCGGCTACTACGGTTCGTGAAGAGTTACTCCACAATCCGTTCGCGACGTAAAGCCAGAGGCCTGGGATGAACCGCGACGAGTCGGATCAGAAGCGGTCTTCGGGTGAACTGCTCTCTTCCTCGTTAGGCGACAGCGAGGAGGACGAATGGGTTGAGGAGGAACGTGCGGGTTTCTCCGCGTTTCTACTCCCGGGCCTGCTGTTTCTGCTCACCGTCTTTACCGTCCTTTGGGCTGGGGCCTACCAAACCAACACCAATCCGCTCGTCGGCCCGTGGAATTTTCTGGTCGATGATCCCGGCTCGTTATGGCGGGGTGTTCCATTTGCCGCCACTCTGCTGGGCATTCTGGTGACGCACGAACTCGGTCATTATGTGTTGTCGCGCATCCACGGTGTGCCGACGTCGCTGCCGCTGTTCGTGCCGGGACTACCGCATTTCGTCGGCACGTTCGGCGCCATCATCCGTATGCGGGCGCCGCTGACGGATCGCCGGGCCCTGTTCGATATCGGGGTTGCCGGGCCGATCGCCGGGTTTGTCGTCGCGGTGGTTGCCCTCGTGATCGGCCTCCGGCTTTCGACGGTGGTGCCGATTCAAACTAGTTATGGGATGCACCTTGGCGAGCCGCTTCTCCTTCAGTTTGCGTCGTGGGTGGTAATCGGTCCGCTCTCTCCTACCGCGGACGTGGTGCTCCATCCGGTCGGGTTTGCTGCCTGGTTCGGGCTCTTCATTACGTCACTCAACCTGCTTCCGATCGGCCAGCTTGACGGGGGGCATGTCGCCTATGCGTTGTTGGGAGAGCGGCAACGCAGTGTGGCGGTCGCCCTCGTGCCGATCCTCATGGTCTTCGGCTGGCTGGGCTGGAAGGGGTGGTTCGTATGGGTGGGGCTTGCCGGCATGATGGGCCTGGCGCATCCACCGGTCCGGAATCCTCATCGTGAGCTGGGAGGAGTCCGTGTGCTGGTCGGTTGGCTCGCCCTCGTGATTTTCGTCCTCACCTTCTCCTGGGAGCCGTTCATCTTGCGGTAACCGATGCATTGTCCAAAATGCGGCTGGGCACAGGACGACGACCGGGTTGAATGCGTTCGTTGCGGGATTATTTTTGCGAAGCTTGCCAACACGCCACGGCCTCAGGCGGCTGCTCATCCACATCGAACTGTTCGACGATCAGCGGCGCTGAGCTTCGCCGAAGAGTGGTTGCTGACGACGGAGGAGTCGGTCAATCCGTTCTATTTCGCTGGGCGGGTGCTGGTGTTTGTGCTACTGGCCCTGTGGGGCTGGCGCTTCATGACCACGCCGCTTGAGACGAACTATACGGGCGAATCGTTTTTACATCTGGTGAATCTGCCGTTCCATGAAGCGGGTCATCTGCTCTTCATGCCCTTCGGGCGCTTCATGACGATCCTCGGCGGGAGTCTCGGACAGATCCTCATGCCGCTGGTCTGCCTGGGCACCTTTCTTCTCAAGACCCGCGATCCCTTCGGCGGATCCGTCGCCCTCTGGTGGACGGCCGAGAACTTCATGGACGTCGCGCCCTACATCAACGATGCGCGCGCGATGGATCTCCTGTTGCTCGGCGGGTTCACCGGCAAAGAGGTCGATGCGCATGACTGGAACAATCTCCTCACCATGCTCGGCTGGTTGCCGTATGACCATAGTCTGGCCAAGCTGTCGTACGGCATCGGGACGGTGTTGATGCTGCTTGCGCTGGCCTGGGGCGCGCTACTGCTGCATCGACAGTCCCGACGACTGGACTGGTAGCCCCGCTCGACTCATCGCGCACTCCTTGAAAAGACCCGGCACATCGGGCACACTGCCGGACTATGTGTACGGTGGCGTCGCTTTGCCGCATGGCTGCTGTCCCGATCTTGCTTGGCGTCGGTCTCATGGCCGGTCAGGTCCATGCCGACGAGGCCGCCTCGCGGTTCGTTGTGATGCTGGACGGCGAAGCGGTGAAAGATTCGGCGAGCGGGCTGGTATGGGAGCGGGAACCGGATTACTTGTTTGACGTTTGGGATCGCTCAGTGGCCCGATGCGCCACAAAAACCGTCGGTGGGCGGCAGGGTTGGCGCGCTCCGAGCATCGACGAAATCAAAACGCTGGTCGATCCCGACCAGCAAGATCCTTCGTTGCCCGCAGGTCATCCATTTCGCAATATCCGCTCCGGCATCTACTGGACGGCCACACCCCATCCCAAGGACGACATCGTGGCCTGGCAGCAAAGTTTCTTCTCCGGCCAGGCCGTGACCGATCAGAAATCCGGCATGCGCCGTCTCTGGTGTGTGCTGGGAGACGTGCGCAAGTAACCTCGTTACGATTTCGCTCCTGTCCATTTCCACTCTCCGAGAGTGATCCAACACATTTTCCTGCAGACGGTGACCAAGAATAAGGGGTCAGACCCCTGTAACTCTCTCACAGTCTTTCACGCTTGTTCGTCTACAACGTCGGTCGGCAGCCCATATGACGTATCTCTTTCGATACCACTCCTATCCTTTTGGATACCGTTTCCTTGCCTGAGTTCCCTTGCCAGAAATAATACATCCATTCGTATCGCCTGAATAGGGCAAGGAAGACTTCTAAGTAATCGTTCCGGCATATGCCTTGCTGTCTCACTGATGTGTGAAGCGTTCAGATCGCGCAACTGCAATTGTGTCCGGTGCCGCAGGGTAGATGGATCGGTGTGGACTCTTCGAAGAT
It contains:
- the pyk gene encoding pyruvate kinase encodes the protein MRKAKIVCTIGPASDAAVVLEQLIRSGMDAARLNFSHGTHDSHGRAIKTIRDTAERHGVAIAIIQDLQGPRIRVGEIDGTLELSVGQRVRLRTMSLRSGGQIGARTVLAAGPVQDIPVTYQALTRDIRPGAKILIDDGLVELTADRIVDGAVECTVVAGGRVTSHKGMNLPGTVVSAPTLTEKDREDLRFGVAQGVDYIALSFVRGAQDIMAAKQLIAECGGDVPVIAKIERQEAVTDLEAILVHADGVMVARGDLGVELGPEAVPVLQKRIIATANRRRRLVITATQMLESMTQHLRPTRAEASDVANAVFDGTDAVMLSAETAVGHYPVEVVQVMDRIIRAAEVETGPCFVRRSQGEQGQDSIPEAISLSAYSAAATIGASAIVAFSERGTTARLVSKQRPVAPIIALTPFEKVRRQMALYWGVLPHTVPQIPTTDERVNEAERRLKAEGLARSGQRIVILSGTRIGQPGGTNLMKLHEVA
- a CDS encoding DUF937 domain-containing protein translates to MGLLDQLGQAAAGMMGGGDKSPLMQAVLGLLGQNSSVGGLSGLVQAFQKNGLGDIVNSWVSTGKNLPISAEQIQQGLGGDLLKQLASQAGLSSEATGGQLANLLPELIDKLTPDGKMPDSTLIEQGLNLLRGKLG
- a CDS encoding HAD-IA family hydrolase, which gives rise to MTKKAEIDLLIFDLDGTLIESKWDIADSVNLTLRDLGVPERPQEEIFGFVGDGVKKLLRLAVGEGNKDLFDEALRVFRGHYLEHCLDRTSFYPGIDQVLTHFSAKPKAVATNKAIEYTNVILKGLGPQHFVYVVGGDNGFGLKPEPGMLVHVMEQLGVEKDRTVLVGDSTNDINGGHNAGIRVCAVGYGMGNRQKMAACEPDWFIERPEELMELFI
- a CDS encoding barstar family protein, producing MSLIALQSIKKPWAHLLVHAEGEALDKILSVPAHFVTKTIAGKKCKTKAGLLDEFSRVFSFPDYFGHNWDALEECLADLDWLPAKGYLVVVTDADQVLTKPDEEDDFETFVEILSEAGEAWSLKESDDATGDGLPFHAVLAVSDRHKRSRHNWFAPPLAMERKPPKSGPAKGAKKPAR
- a CDS encoding 6-phosphofructokinase, with the translated sequence MSASDSQSTDQLDFVTLQGLLAYGEALAQRSSSDRFVLPLPPPPAADRLSRAEEATGRIRTFIQHAQAGLPNAEAYRTARQAVITDACGGDPLVFFAAWNLLLARGELAPLYRAPIGATQKPAHRRPVAIVPRTQLTPQLAEGRIVLDLGDDRFWLLPRDLGDRTLFLTMRHGVSEVESKTHRVGRRLANVLDAERGIPRADAVGAALARMVGVVGQQLGYLQLRNYLDPRTFLHLISHSPNTEQLCRRITTALIPERADAVHPHVEATLESQDFGWVTGMEKQAELDTAAQAFGVDAKTAKRLIKHPFYSYPGGHSFFDLYIDVIDGLHRLGRAHPGEVLCLYTHSSTLRALRIYLDPRPFREAFSEFGEYKEGQDNVVLLTLENGKLSGYSTAVGLIESERVAREAWVTVERERSQRITLKPQRIKRLLALVSGGDFGGGGAALKELRVTGNRFGLEVFFVRHGFLGLANNWIDPVTEEDTRGMGSHASSPIGSSRFEDFKDEEVQRAAMRSLAPYLADSALVVLGGDGSLRGARAIHETYGVQVVGIPGTIDNNIAGTTSLGFHSAIALANQSIESLKATSAAMGSIFFVEVMGAGSGHLALACAYQARAEGILVNEHPDPDAYIEEIVLGTLKRTLGVPNKSHIFVVAERTPHRHHREGGVHGLVDYVANTIATWPQRREKSGHYALATATKATILGHTLRGAPPTPEDKMIAQHLAYETVRRLVEQPDTIVGCMVAYHDSNRLETIPLHAVAPKPFDWELFTRMHGTELAPDRV